The following proteins are co-located in the Onychomys torridus chromosome 6, mOncTor1.1, whole genome shotgun sequence genome:
- the Lrat gene encoding lecithin retinol acyltransferase, with protein sequence MKNPMLEVVSLLLEKLLLISNFKLFSVCTPGGGSERDRPYAISSFLRGDVLEVSRTHFTHYGIYLGDNRVAHLMPDILLALTNDKGRIQKVVSNKRLIPGVICKMASIRVDTVEDFAYGADILVNHLDKTLKKKSLLNEEVACRAEQQLGITPYSLLWNNCEHFVTHCRYGAPMSPQAEKFYETVKIIIRDQRSCLASAVLGLVSIVYMGLASYMTFPAICIPFCLWMMSD encoded by the exons ATGAAGAACCCGATGTTGGAGGTGGTGTCACTCCTCTTGGAGAAGCTGCTCCTCATCTCCAACTTCAAGCTCTTTAGCGTGTGCACTCCCGGAGGAGGCTCAGAGAGAGATCGTCCCTATGCAATCAGCTCTTTTCTCCGGGGCGATGTGCTGGAAGTGTCACGGACCCATTTTACCCACTATGGGATCTACCTCGGAGACAACCGTGTGGCCCATCTAATGCCGGACATCCTGTTGGCCCTGACCAACGACAAGGGACGTATTCAGAAGGTGGTCTCCAACAAGCGTCTTATCCCAGGAGTCATTTGCAAGATGGCCAGCATCCGTGTGGACACAGTAGAGGACTTTGCCTACGGAGCAGACATCCTCGTCAATCACCTAGACAAGACTCTCAAAAAGAAGTCATTGCTTAATGAGGAGGTGGCATGCAGGGCTGAGCAGCAGTTGGGGATCACCCCCTATAGCCTACTGTGGAACAACTGCGAACACTTTGTGACCCACTGCAGATATGGCGCCCCGATGAGTCCACAGGCTGAGAAG ttttatgAGACTGTGAAGATAATCATTCGTGATCAGAGGAGCTGTCTTGCTTCAGCTGTCTTGGGACTAGTATCCATTGTCTACATGGGCCTGGCATCATATATGACCTTTCCTGCAATCTGTATCCCATTCTGCTTGTGGATGATGTCTGACTAG